One stretch of Streptomyces agglomeratus DNA includes these proteins:
- a CDS encoding PP2C family protein-serine/threonine phosphatase — protein sequence MPVRLLRPLPLRVPDLSPRGSRLAAAMPWLVWAAALLVALLTEPDVSVGPVLAAVPALAAVAHRWLGILGFGALAAATQTVLRWGSVPLGGSALPMVTIAIVVVTVAGVAAAVARERSERTLDHVRSLAGGVQRAVLRPLPESTAGYRLAGFYRAAEAEARVGGDFYDALQTPHGLRLVLGDVCGKGLPAVDATVTLLGAFREAAYHEPDLAAVARRMDLSLRRRQGASGDDRYATALLLQGHPDGTLKLVNCGHVPPIAVSPKRSRELSLWPGCPLGYFEFAQDEPLRVDTHTLAAGTSLLMVTDGITEARNGDRDFFDLKAAVTGQDLGPCPEALTRALLADVSQHAAGGRLRDDAAALALVRHIPEATGAVTAPSRPTPADPMPAGP from the coding sequence ATGCCGGTCCGTCTGCTCCGTCCCCTGCCCCTGCGGGTCCCGGACCTCTCACCGCGCGGCAGCAGACTCGCGGCGGCGATGCCGTGGCTGGTGTGGGCGGCGGCGTTGCTGGTGGCGCTCCTGACAGAGCCGGACGTCTCGGTCGGGCCGGTGCTCGCCGCGGTGCCCGCGCTGGCGGCCGTCGCTCACCGGTGGCTGGGGATCCTCGGTTTCGGTGCGCTGGCCGCCGCGACGCAGACGGTGCTGCGCTGGGGCAGCGTGCCGCTGGGCGGTTCGGCCCTGCCGATGGTGACGATCGCCATCGTGGTGGTGACCGTCGCGGGGGTAGCCGCGGCCGTCGCGCGTGAGCGCAGTGAGCGCACGCTGGACCACGTGCGTTCGCTGGCCGGTGGAGTGCAGCGGGCGGTGCTGCGGCCGCTCCCCGAGTCGACGGCGGGCTACCGGCTGGCGGGTTTCTACCGCGCCGCCGAGGCGGAGGCCCGGGTCGGTGGTGACTTCTACGACGCGCTCCAGACGCCTCACGGCCTGCGTCTCGTACTGGGCGACGTGTGCGGGAAGGGGCTGCCTGCCGTCGATGCCACGGTGACCCTGCTGGGAGCCTTCCGGGAGGCGGCGTACCACGAGCCCGATCTCGCCGCGGTGGCCCGGCGCATGGACCTTTCCCTTCGCCGTCGCCAAGGTGCCAGCGGGGACGACAGGTACGCGACGGCGCTCCTGCTGCAAGGACACCCGGACGGCACCCTGAAGCTCGTCAACTGCGGGCACGTCCCGCCGATCGCCGTGTCTCCGAAGCGTTCCAGGGAACTGAGCCTGTGGCCGGGCTGTCCGCTGGGGTACTTCGAGTTCGCACAGGACGAGCCCCTGCGGGTGGACACGCACACGCTTGCCGCCGGCACCTCCCTGCTGATGGTGACCGACGGCATCACCGAGGCCCGCAACGGCGACCGCGACTTCTTCGATCTCAAGGCCGCCGTGACGGGGCAGGACCTCGGGCCGTGTCCCGAGGCCCTCACCCGGGCGCTACTCGCCGACGTGTCCCAGCACGCCGCCGGGGGCCGGCTGCGCGACGACGCAGCCGCGCTGGCCCTCGTACGTCACATCCCCGAGGCGACCGGAGCCGTCACGGCGCCGTCACGTCCGACGCCGGCAGATCCGATGCCAGCAGGTCCATGA
- a CDS encoding YihY/virulence factor BrkB family protein: MGTVVHVPQTRDMIGEELSGDEALTALRHYGGRKLFLDAFARFRYADGFSHARSLAFQVVLGTVPFAIAMVGVAASVHTESVGRVVELTLGHIVPGASTELVQEALADTRRSAGGSTSIAVAMWLGLAFAVLNLTSAMGQIERGSNRIYGIERDRPFLAKYGRSLLLALGAGIPMVLGFLVLIAGEAVGDALVEALRWPESLLDLWGPLQIPVGVLLALLASAVIFRWAPRRDQPGYTWLAVGSAVHLVLWVVATWLLALYVAESGSFGAVYGPLTAFVALMLWANLTGIALFLGVAFAAQLEAARAGLREPVRPDPGPGA; this comes from the coding sequence ATGGGAACTGTGGTGCATGTCCCCCAGACTCGGGACATGATCGGGGAGGAACTCTCCGGCGACGAAGCCCTCACCGCTCTACGGCACTACGGGGGACGCAAGCTCTTCCTCGATGCCTTTGCGCGGTTCCGGTACGCCGACGGGTTCAGCCACGCTCGGTCGTTGGCCTTCCAAGTCGTGCTGGGTACTGTGCCGTTCGCCATCGCCATGGTGGGCGTCGCCGCGAGTGTGCACACCGAGAGCGTGGGGCGCGTCGTCGAGCTGACCCTGGGACACATCGTGCCCGGGGCGAGCACCGAGCTGGTCCAGGAGGCACTCGCGGACACCCGGCGCAGCGCCGGCGGCAGTACCTCGATAGCGGTCGCGATGTGGCTCGGCCTGGCCTTCGCCGTACTGAACCTCACTTCTGCCATGGGGCAGATCGAGCGCGGCAGCAACCGCATCTACGGGATAGAGAGAGACCGTCCCTTCCTCGCGAAGTACGGACGGAGCCTGCTGCTGGCTCTGGGCGCCGGGATCCCCATGGTGCTGGGCTTCCTCGTGCTCATCGCCGGAGAAGCGGTGGGGGACGCGCTGGTGGAGGCTCTCCGGTGGCCCGAGTCGCTGCTCGACCTGTGGGGTCCGTTGCAGATTCCGGTGGGTGTCCTCCTCGCCCTGCTGGCGTCCGCGGTGATCTTCCGCTGGGCACCGCGGCGTGACCAGCCCGGTTACACCTGGCTCGCTGTCGGATCCGCCGTCCACCTGGTGCTCTGGGTGGTGGCTACCTGGCTGCTCGCCCTGTACGTCGCCGAGAGCGGCTCCTTCGGCGCGGTGTACGGACCGCTCACCGCCTTCGTCGCCCTGATGCTCTGGGCGAACCTCACCGGCATAGCGCTTTTCCTGGGCGTCGCGTTCGCCGCCCAGCTCGAAGCCGCCCGCGCGGGGCTGCGCGAGCCGGTGAGGCCCGATCCCGGTCCGGGAGCCTGA